A window of the Acidimicrobiales bacterium genome harbors these coding sequences:
- a CDS encoding exopolysaccharide biosynthesis polyprenyl glycosylphosphotransferase, which translates to MRTQIDNAGVRPSGLRRRPSPPRITWLLLVSDLVALLATGPRSLGWLIGVALFPILAGSAGYYRSRLNLLLLDDLPGLLGRLFAASAIGAMAQQALRSEIDSNWWSHLVLGAILVVGFRAIVYASVRLARVRRLVNHPTLIVGLGDTGLRLANALVERTEYGLRPVGFFDSDPKHTSDLPVFGEPTNLADAIAATGANVVILAFSSLPETELVKAVRVCERLDAEIFYVPRLFDLHSLNAHDVEEIWAVPLVRLRRSTFRSLLWGGKRLLDILAAGVSLLVLSPLLLLIAALVKWELGSPILFRQERVSLDHRHFTILKFRSLPAASSDHTDTDWDAAHRRPGRIGAFLRATSLDELPQLWNVLVGDMSLVGPRPERDHFVQQFTERYDTYPDRHRVPAGLTGLAQIHGLRGDTSIDDRSRFDNAYVERWSLWNDTKILLRTGVAMVRWRGR; encoded by the coding sequence TTGCGGACACAGATCGACAACGCGGGCGTTCGCCCGAGTGGGCTTCGGCGTCGACCGTCGCCGCCCCGCATCACATGGCTGCTCCTGGTCAGTGATCTCGTCGCGCTCCTCGCCACCGGTCCTCGATCGCTCGGCTGGCTGATCGGCGTCGCTCTCTTCCCGATCCTCGCCGGCTCGGCCGGCTACTACCGCAGCCGCCTCAACCTGCTTCTGCTCGACGATCTCCCCGGTCTCCTCGGTCGGCTGTTCGCCGCGTCAGCGATCGGCGCGATGGCCCAGCAGGCACTGCGCTCCGAGATCGACAGCAACTGGTGGTCGCATCTCGTACTCGGGGCGATCCTGGTCGTCGGCTTCCGGGCAATCGTGTACGCCAGCGTCCGCCTGGCCCGTGTGCGCCGTCTCGTCAACCACCCCACTCTCATCGTGGGGCTGGGCGACACCGGCCTCCGGCTCGCCAACGCGTTGGTCGAGCGGACCGAGTACGGCCTTCGCCCGGTCGGCTTCTTCGACTCCGACCCCAAGCACACCTCCGACCTCCCCGTGTTCGGCGAGCCGACCAACCTCGCCGATGCCATCGCCGCCACCGGCGCCAACGTGGTCATCCTTGCGTTCTCGTCGCTCCCCGAGACCGAACTGGTGAAGGCCGTACGGGTCTGCGAGCGGCTGGACGCCGAGATCTTCTACGTTCCCCGCCTGTTCGATCTCCACAGCCTCAATGCCCACGATGTCGAAGAGATCTGGGCCGTGCCCCTCGTGCGGCTCCGGCGCAGCACCTTCCGCAGCCTGCTCTGGGGCGGCAAACGCCTGCTCGACATCCTCGCCGCCGGGGTCTCGCTCCTCGTCCTCAGCCCGCTGCTGCTCCTCATCGCTGCACTCGTGAAGTGGGAACTGGGATCACCCATCCTGTTTCGCCAGGAACGGGTGAGTCTCGACCATCGCCACTTCACCATCCTCAAGTTCCGCTCGCTGCCGGCGGCGAGCAGCGACCACACCGATACCGACTGGGATGCGGCCCATCGCCGCCCGGGCCGCATCGGCGCCTTCCTCCGGGCCACTTCGCTCGACGAGTTGCCACAATTGTGGAACGTGCTGGTCGGCGACATGAGCCTCGTCGGTCCGCGCCCCGAGCGAGACCACTTCGTCCAACAGTTCACAGAACGCTACGACACCTACCCCGATCGCCATCGCGTCCCGGCTGGATTGACCGGCCTCGCCCAGATCCACGGCCTGCGCGGTGACACCTCGATCGATGACCGCTCCCGATTCGACAACGCCTACGTCGAACGCTGGTCGCTGTGGAACGACACGAAGATCCTGCTGCGAACCGGCGTCGCAATGGTGCGCTGGAGAGGCCGATGA